In the genome of Bacteroidota bacterium, the window AAGCAGAAACCAGCCAAAGGCCAGTGAAGTATGCATAAATCCCAGAAAGAGGTTTACTTTGAATATTCGCCTGTGCAGTAAACATTCCAGAAAGATCTCCTTAAGAGCTTTCAAAGAACAAAATGAAAAAACATTTTGTTTGATTTTTTCTTTTTCTTCCCTGCTCAATGCCTTTAACCACTTAAGGTACTTAAAAACGAGCAAGGCAACCATTACCACCAATCCGACAGTAAACGGCAAGACGAACAGATCAAATTTCATCCTTAAATAATTTTATAATTAAGGTAGAATGGAACTCGCATATTATGTTTGTGTTTAACCAATATGCCCGTTTCATCAAATTTCTTAAAAAAACAAGTTGAATTCTAAGAACCCCACACTTGTTTACCTATAAATTGCAAGAATCAATAAACTAAATTCTGATACCGCGAAAAAATCTTCTGAATGCTGGCCACTACATTCCTTGTATTCACTCCCCTGGGGCAAGCCAGATTACATTTTCCGCACAGCATGCACTTTTCAACTTCCTGAAGGGCTTGTTCGTTTTCACCACGATGTACCAACAAAGCCACTTTTCTAAAATTAAACCCCGTAAAATTCCCTGCGGTGCAGGTAGCTGTACAGGTACCGCAGCCTATGCACCAGTCAAACGAAGGCTCTCTCTGGCTTACAAGCGCGGCCAAATTTCTGTTGTTGTTGTCAAAATCAATCTGACTATCGGGTTGTATATAAAAACCAAAATTTTTCATCGATTAATTTTTTTCCCTCAAATATTCATTTACTTTCAAAGCCGCCGAACGGGCTTCGTTCAAAGTACAGGCAATAGTTTTAGGCCCGCAACAAGCACCAGCCAGGAATACACCTTCAACCGGGGAAACGGTAGTCAGCATATTGTCATCTTTCACTTCAAGAAAACCATCAACCGAAAGGCTCATGCCCAACATATTGGCCAGATCAGCAGTACTGCCAGCGGGAACAAAACCAACAAGTAAAACCAGCAAATCCACAGACATCTTCATCGGCCTGCCGGCCAGGGTATCTTCAACCTTCAGCAATATACTTCCGTCATTATTTTCGCAAGCTTCTGAAAGCCGCCCCCGGATGAAATTCACTCCATATTTTTCTTGGGCTTCACGATATAAAGCTTCAAATCCTTTATCAAACATCCGAAGATCCATGTAGAAAGAGAACACCTCAGCTTCGGGCAGCATTTCCTTTACTTCTATAGCCTGCTTCACCCCGGTTACACAGCAAACCTGGGAACAGTAGAGGTGCCCGGCTTTCTGGTCGCGCGAGCCTACACAATGAATAAACCCAATGCGTTTAGGCGAATTACCTTCATTAGTCAATAAAGGCTTACCTTCCTTAAAAAGCCTCTCCAGGTCAGCCGAGGTCAATACGTTGTTATATATCCCATAACCATATTCTTCTTTCTTTCTGGCATCAAAAACCTCAAAACCAGTAGTGACTACAATAGCATCGGCATCCAGGAAATGACCGTGGTTGGTTTCCACCACAAAGCGTCCATCATTCTTCTCTATATGATTGACAAGGGTATTGTTAATTGTCTCAATAGTGCCATTTATATTGTTTTTCAGGTAATTGACGACATCAGATGCAGGCCTCCTGTTGGGAAAGAGCCTGTCCCACTGCAGCAAATGGCCACCCAGCTTAGATTCTTTTTCTATGAGGGTAACATGATGCCCGCTTTTTGAAAGGCTTACAGCCGTTTCCATTCCTGCAGCACCCGCCCCAATGATGATTACTTTCTTGTTCATTAAAGTAACAAATAAATTAAGAATTGATTAAATGGCTGAATAAAATGTCCTTTAACAATCATTTTTACCATTCAAATATTTTAAACTTTCAGCACTGACGGCACTTCTGGCCTTCCCAGGTCTTTGCCGTCTAAGCTTTTATATTTCTCATCAGGATCATATTCAATGCCGATCTTGTCGAGGACAGATTCGCAGGAAACCTGATGAACCTGTAGACCTAGCCTCCAGGGATCCAAACCCAACAACAAACCGGCAACCTCCTCATAAGTAAACACCGGAATACCATGCCCGTCGGGCCCATAGGTTTTGCCTTCCATCTCCCCGATTACATACTGCCATCTATCCAGAAACATAGGGCATCCCGGACAATTGGTAATGATCATATCCGGTTTGTATGGTTCCATCGAATCAAATTTCTTTTTCGAACAGGCTATAGAGAAGCCACGGTTTGCCTGAACTAAATATTGCCTGAATCCGAAACCACAACAATGACGGCGTTCGGGATAATCAATCACTTGTCCGCCCCAGGATTCAACCATACCGGTAAGCACATAAGGATATTCGGCACCTCCCACACCTTTGCTGGGGAACATCTTGGCATAATGGCAACCGATGTGTTCAACAACGCGTAAAGGCTCGCCGGTCAACTTGTTCACCAGCCTGTATTTTGCCTGAGCTGCAATTTGATTGCGAAACTTAAAAATCACATCACTGGCATGTGCAAGGTTTTTGGGTTTTTTAAACTCGCGTCGAGTAGCCTTCCACAAAAATTCGCGCACTCTGGCCTCAACTTCAGGAAACTCACGCCAGGTTTCAAGAATTTCAGTATATAATCCAAATGAGGTGATACACGAAGGAATCAGGTTTTCGTAACCCGCTTCGGTCATCAGGGCAAACTGTCGGGCAGCCACAGTCATGGTTGTATCGAAAGGTACAACATCAGTGTGGTAACCAATTCCGGTGCAGGTGGTGTGTGCAGGATTTTCGTACAAATCCTTGTGCAGAAATTCCTTTAGTATTTTGATAAAAGCCCATTCTGAGCCAGGGAAAAAAGTCTGACGGATGCAACTTCTGACGTAGAAAAAATGATCCCCGGCAATCTCTTTCTGGTAATCCTGCCAGATGAGTTTCTTTCCTTCTTTAATCATGTTGCGAATGTTTCTGGTTGTTGTGGGTAAAAGCAGCCTGAAAATATTCATTATCCAGACTTTCGTCAATGTTCATATTCATTTCCTTTGCTTTCTCAGCCGAATATTTCTCTATTTTTTCGAAACGGTCGTTGGCTCCGGTCACTTCAAATATATTTTTCAGTTCATCAATGGCTTCATCCGGGATATTACGAAGAGCACCGGGGCCCTCACCCTTGTAGTTGGCGCCCATTTTTTTCATCAGTTCGGGCAGGTTTTGTTTTTCCCAAGCCCAGACAGGCCCCTGTTCAGGATGCAGTTCCGTAGCAACCAAATCGGGTGTTACACAATAACCGCACTTTAAAATATTCTCGCCAACAGTCCGTTTAATGGCAAATTGTTGCCTGCCTTTTTCAGATTCAACGAAATACCCCAAATCTTGTGAAAGGGAACGCAAAGCGCAAATAACCAAACCTGGGGCATTTCCACGCGGACACCGGGTCTTGCAAGACATACATTCTCCACAATACCAGATTGTATCGCTTTTCAACAAAGCTTCTATTTGCTTGTCGTCGCGTGTCTGAACTATATCCATGATGACACGCGGATCATAATTATAAAATTCAGCAGCCGGACAAATAGCAGTACAGGTGCCACAATTGATGCAAGCTTTCAGGCCTTCCTTCATCCTCACATCTTTGATCAGCATATTGAATAATCCTTCCATAGTTAACAAAATTAACATGTAAATACAATGCAGAAAAGAGCACAAACACTGATTTATCATGCGCAATTTCCCCTAAGTATAAATACGCATGAACCAATCCGCATTTATACTCATTTAATAATTAACAATAAAAAGATTAAAAATGGATTGACAAATTAAGGAAAGACAGATATTTAGCAGTAAGAACAACCAATCAACATCAAATGTTATAATCCTGTACCTAAATTTTTTAGAGAGCCATAAAACTTTTGCAAATCTATAAAACAAAATTAAGTTTATTGCTAAAAATATTTTTTAATGTCTTAATCCATAAGTTCCGGTTAAAACTGCTTTAACAGAACCAATTAAAATTTTTGCTTCGACTAACACAGGAATTCTGTTTGCATCATCGGTTACCCAAACCCGCAAATCCTCACCTCCTTTGAAGATAGTCCCTTCAATCATCTTGACAGAGAATTTATAACAATGATATTTCTTTTTGTCACGGGTAATGATGTCCTCCTTACCCAGATAACGGATATAAAGGTTAAAAACCTCATTATCAATAACGGTTTGAACAGGAATTTTTTCATTATACTTATATCTTGAAAAATCAAGATTCCGGGTATAATAAACCAGGCCCAAAGCATCCCAGGTTTCAGGCCCACTGGTCAACTGGTCTTTTTTATAGGGTCGTTTTGAATTATGGGTGATGGAAATTATCTTCTTGTTCCTATGGTCAAAAAAATATTCTTCAAAGGCCTTGTATCCGCCCTCATAAGTATCGCGCTGAAACCACAAGGGGCGGAAACTGTCTATATCTATATAGGACCTGAAGTTTTCACGCACCTTAAACATCCAGTCATAGGATTTCAGGCTGCTACCCGTTGCCTGAACATCATAAACATGACGATTCATGTAATACCTATCGCCTACCTTAAATTCTACCACTCCTGCCCTTACCCAGACAAATTTCCAATTATAATAGGCATCGTAGGTAACCCGTTCGCCGATATTAAATGTTTTATTTTCAATTCCGTATTGAGCAAACGTCGATGCAGTATAAAAAAGAATCAAACAGGAAAGCAATAGATTTTTTTTCAGAATATTTTCTTTTTTTTTCATTATTGCCCGGGAATTACATTTTTTTCAAAATTACACCAAAAAATTAAAATCAGGCAAATATGCAAAATAAGGTTGTTGCTGTTCAGAAAAAAAATCGGATAAAAATCAGAACAAATATTGTAACTTATTGATAATCAATAAGTTACAATATTACAGAATGAGACTTTATTTTTTCTTCAATGTCCCGAAGATGTTCAATACGTCCAAGATCCATCCAGAAAGAATGATCATGGTTAAATGTTGAAATATTGTATTTCCGGGCCAGGCGCAAATAGACATCTATAATAGAAAAGACGCCTTGCTCTTGAATTAAAGGAAATATCCCGGGGCTGATCATATGAATACCACTAAAAGCTGTAGGAGTCAATCCTTCAGCTGATTCACACGAAAGCTTAAGCTCTCCGGTAACATTATTGCGCCAGCCGGCCAGACAATTCCCGGGATTCAGCAACAATGACCGTGATGTAGGACGATTCTGAACGGCAAGGGTAGCCAGAGCACCAGACTTAAGATGGGCATCCCTCATCATGTTAAAATCTAACCCTGAGAGGATATCAACATTATGAACCAAAAATGGCTGTCCGTCATCAAAAAACCAGGCTGCTTTTTTTAATCCTCCGCCTGTATCCAGCAAAAGGTCCCTTTCATCAGATATTTCAATATGTATATCGAAATTATGGTTTGCTTTTAAGAAATCGATGATCTGTTCACCAAAATGATGAATATTTACAATAACCTCATTATAACCAAAGCGCTTCAGTTTTTCAATTGCTATCTGAAGTAAAGGTTTTCCATCTATTTCCACCAGTGCCTTCGGACGGGAATTGGTGATGGGCCTCAACCTGGTTCCCAAACCCGCCGCGAATATCATAGCTTTCATACGTAAACAATTAATTTTTAAAGGTCGTATGAAACTCCATGTTTGCTATTTTTATTCGTGTTTTGTATTTATTCACAAACATATTCGTTTCATTTCAATTGCTTATTTTATGCTGCTTCCCTCATTTAGTAAGTAACAAATGTTTTTCGTCTATTAATTTACGAAGGTTGATCAAGGCATAACGCATGCGCCCAAGGGCAGTATTGATGCTGACATTAGTCTGCTCGGCAATTTCCTTAAAACTCAAACCCATATAATGGCGGAGCATGATTACTTCTCTTTGATCGGCCGGCAATTGTTCTATCAGCGAACGCACATCCTCCATTATTTGATCCCGGACCATGGAGTCTTCAATATTGGCTTCTGCCAGCTTGGTTGTATTAAAAACACTTACATCACAGTCGTCATCAGAAACAGTGGAAAGTTGCTTTTCCTTGCGGAAATAATCGATGACCAGGTTGTGGGCTATCCGGGTGACCCATGACAAAAAACGGCCATTATCCTGATATTTCCCTTCCTTGAGTGAATTAATCACTTTTATGAAAGTATCCTGAAAAATATCTTCAGCTAATTGTCTATCCCCAACTACTAAAAGAATATAAGTAAAAACTTTACGCCTGTAACGGTTGATAAGAAGTTCTAGACTTTTCTGGTTTCCTGCGATGGACTGCTCGATAAGTTCTTGATCAGAAAAATTACTTGCTTCCATTTTAGCCTCCTATTTTTAAAATAAAAGGTAAATGTCTATTCTATAAGCAGTCCTCCAGATTTAATTTAAAGGTTTATTAAGAGAAAACGAATGATCCGTTTAACTGTCGCTAAAAAAGTATTAATTTTGATCCTTTATTTAGACGCTTCAAAAATAGTAATTTTTGCAATTATGCCAAATTTTTTATCAAAAAATGAGAACAAAGAAATTGTCATAAAAGGGGCGAGGGTTCACAACCTGAAGAATATAAGCCTGAGTATCCCGCGTGATAAGATGATCGTCATAACCGGTCTGTCGGGTTCAGGTAAATCGTCCCTGGCATTTGACACCATATATGCTGAAGGGCAACGAAGGTACGTGGAAAGCCTTTCAGCTTATGCCCGGCAGTTTCTTGGCAGAATAGACAAACCGGAAGTGGACTATATCAGAGGCATTCCTCCTGCAATTGCTATAGAGCAGAAAGTAAACACCCAGAATCCGCGATCCACCGTGGGTACTTCAACAGAAATCTATGACTACATCAAACTGCTTTATGCCCGGATTGGCAAAACATTTTCGCCAGTTTCGGGTTCTGAGGTGAAAAAACATAGTGTAACCGATGTAGTCAATTATATCACTTCATTTGATGAAGCTACCACCATACATATTTTATCCCCGCTGATCAATCATGAAAACAAATCATTAAAAGACCGGCTGGAGGTGTTTTTCGACCAGGGCATCACACGTATCGAACTAAACGATAAAGTGTTGCGGATTTCTGATGTTTTAAAAGACCTTGATACTTATTCCAAAGAAGAAGATAAAATCAATATTCTGATTGACCGTATAAAACTGAGTTACGATGAGGAATCGCAAAGCCGTTATGCGGATTCGGTCCTGACAGCATTTGCTGAAGGCGAAGGAACCTGCATCGTCAAAGTTTATGAAGCAGAACAAACCACCACACAGATTTTCTCCGACCAGTTTGAAGCTGATGGAATCCGGTTTGAAGAACCTACAGAATATATGTTCAGCTTTAACAATCCCCTTGGGGCATGCCCGACCTGCGAAGGCTATGGGAAAATTATAGGAATAGACCCCGATCTGGTGGTTCCCAATAAAAGCCTGTCTGTTTATGAAGATGCTATTTTTTGCTGGAAAGGAGAAAAGATGCAGCAATGGAAGGAAAAATTGGTCTATAATGCCGATAAATTTAATTTCCCCATTCATAAACCTTTTTATGAACTGACTGCCGAACAGAAACAATTACTTTGGGAAGGAAACCGGTATTTCCATGGATTAAACGATTTCTTCAAATATTTAGAGGAAAAACAATATAAAATCCAGTACAGGGTAATGTTGTCGCGTTACCGGGGAAAGACTATATGCCCGGCCTGTCATGGCTCACGTTTAAAAAAAGAAACTTCGTACGTCAAGATGGGAGGGAAAAATATCCAGGAACTGGTGATCATGCCTGTTGATGAACTTCGCAGTTTCTTCCTCAACCTGCAATTGTCCCCCTATGAACGGACCCTGTCCAAACGCATTATGACAGAGATAAATAACCGTCTGGACTTTCTGATCAATGTAGGTTTGGGTTACCTCACCCTCAACCGCTTGTCGTCTACCCTTTCAGGCGGGGAATCACAGCGCATCAACCTGGCCACTTCACTGGGCAGCAGTCTGGTTGGTTCCCTTTATATACTTGATGAACCAAGTATAGGCCTGCATCCCCGCGATACAAACCTTTTAATTAACGTGCTCCGCAAACTTCAACAGATAG includes:
- a CDS encoding 4Fe-4S dicluster domain-containing protein, yielding MKNFGFYIQPDSQIDFDNNNRNLAALVSQREPSFDWCIGCGTCTATCTAGNFTGFNFRKVALLVHRGENEQALQEVEKCMLCGKCNLACPRGVNTRNVVASIQKIFSRYQNLVY
- a CDS encoding FAD-dependent oxidoreductase, which codes for MLNLFVTLMNKKVIIIGAGAAGMETAVSLSKSGHHVTLIEKESKLGGHLLQWDRLFPNRRPASDVVNYLKNNINGTIETINNTLVNHIEKNDGRFVVETNHGHFLDADAIVVTTGFEVFDARKKEEYGYGIYNNVLTSADLERLFKEGKPLLTNEGNSPKRIGFIHCVGSRDQKAGHLYCSQVCCVTGVKQAIEVKEMLPEAEVFSFYMDLRMFDKGFEALYREAQEKYGVNFIRGRLSEACENNDGSILLKVEDTLAGRPMKMSVDLLVLLVGFVPAGSTADLANMLGMSLSVDGFLEVKDDNMLTTVSPVEGVFLAGACCGPKTIACTLNEARSAALKVNEYLREKN
- a CDS encoding heterodisulfide reductase-related iron-sulfur binding cluster, coding for MIKEGKKLIWQDYQKEIAGDHFFYVRSCIRQTFFPGSEWAFIKILKEFLHKDLYENPAHTTCTGIGYHTDVVPFDTTMTVAARQFALMTEAGYENLIPSCITSFGLYTEILETWREFPEVEARVREFLWKATRREFKKPKNLAHASDVIFKFRNQIAAQAKYRLVNKLTGEPLRVVEHIGCHYAKMFPSKGVGGAEYPYVLTGMVESWGGQVIDYPERRHCCGFGFRQYLVQANRGFSIACSKKKFDSMEPYKPDMIITNCPGCPMFLDRWQYVIGEMEGKTYGPDGHGIPVFTYEEVAGLLLGLDPWRLGLQVHQVSCESVLDKIGIEYDPDEKYKSLDGKDLGRPEVPSVLKV
- a CDS encoding 4Fe-4S dicluster domain-containing protein codes for the protein MEGLFNMLIKDVRMKEGLKACINCGTCTAICPAAEFYNYDPRVIMDIVQTRDDKQIEALLKSDTIWYCGECMSCKTRCPRGNAPGLVICALRSLSQDLGYFVESEKGRQQFAIKRTVGENILKCGYCVTPDLVATELHPEQGPVWAWEKQNLPELMKKMGANYKGEGPGALRNIPDEAIDELKNIFEVTGANDRFEKIEKYSAEKAKEMNMNIDESLDNEYFQAAFTHNNQKHSQHD
- a CDS encoding DUF3108 domain-containing protein is translated as MKKKENILKKNLLLSCLILFYTASTFAQYGIENKTFNIGERVTYDAYYNWKFVWVRAGVVEFKVGDRYYMNRHVYDVQATGSSLKSYDWMFKVRENFRSYIDIDSFRPLWFQRDTYEGGYKAFEEYFFDHRNKKIISITHNSKRPYKKDQLTSGPETWDALGLVYYTRNLDFSRYKYNEKIPVQTVIDNEVFNLYIRYLGKEDIITRDKKKYHCYKFSVKMIEGTIFKGGEDLRVWVTDDANRIPVLVEAKILIGSVKAVLTGTYGLRH
- a CDS encoding nucleotidyltransferase family protein, which codes for MKAMIFAAGLGTRLRPITNSRPKALVEIDGKPLLQIAIEKLKRFGYNEVIVNIHHFGEQIIDFLKANHNFDIHIEISDERDLLLDTGGGLKKAAWFFDDGQPFLVHNVDILSGLDFNMMRDAHLKSGALATLAVQNRPTSRSLLLNPGNCLAGWRNNVTGELKLSCESAEGLTPTAFSGIHMISPGIFPLIQEQGVFSIIDVYLRLARKYNISTFNHDHSFWMDLGRIEHLRDIEEKIKSHSVIL
- a CDS encoding sigma-70 family RNA polymerase sigma factor, coding for MEASNFSDQELIEQSIAGNQKSLELLINRYRRKVFTYILLVVGDRQLAEDIFQDTFIKVINSLKEGKYQDNGRFLSWVTRIAHNLVIDYFRKEKQLSTVSDDDCDVSVFNTTKLAEANIEDSMVRDQIMEDVRSLIEQLPADQREVIMLRHYMGLSFKEIAEQTNVSINTALGRMRYALINLRKLIDEKHLLLTK
- the uvrA gene encoding excinuclease ABC subunit UvrA, encoding MPNFLSKNENKEIVIKGARVHNLKNISLSIPRDKMIVITGLSGSGKSSLAFDTIYAEGQRRYVESLSAYARQFLGRIDKPEVDYIRGIPPAIAIEQKVNTQNPRSTVGTSTEIYDYIKLLYARIGKTFSPVSGSEVKKHSVTDVVNYITSFDEATTIHILSPLINHENKSLKDRLEVFFDQGITRIELNDKVLRISDVLKDLDTYSKEEDKINILIDRIKLSYDEESQSRYADSVLTAFAEGEGTCIVKVYEAEQTTTQIFSDQFEADGIRFEEPTEYMFSFNNPLGACPTCEGYGKIIGIDPDLVVPNKSLSVYEDAIFCWKGEKMQQWKEKLVYNADKFNFPIHKPFYELTAEQKQLLWEGNRYFHGLNDFFKYLEEKQYKIQYRVMLSRYRGKTICPACHGSRLKKETSYVKMGGKNIQELVIMPVDELRSFFLNLQLSPYERTLSKRIMTEINNRLDFLINVGLGYLTLNRLSSTLSGGESQRINLATSLGSSLVGSLYILDEPSIGLHPRDTNLLINVLRKLQQIGNTVIVVEHDEEIIRSADEIIDIGPFAGRLGGEVMFQGNNEELVKSKNSLTAQYLTGKLSISLPESRRKWNNYIEITGARENNLKNIDVRFPLNVMCVVTGVSGSGKSTLVRDILFASLNKYFNGTGEKSGDFDKMSGDMKMISNVEFVDQNPIGKSSRSNPVTYLKVYDEIRKLFAEQPLAKYNNLKAAHFSFNIDGGRCEECQGEGTIKVEMQFMADVNLICESCGGKRFKPEVLEVKYRDKNIDDVLNMTVDEAIDFFSGQKGTIEKRIVEKLKPLADVGLGYIKLGQSSSTLSGGESQRVKLASFLSKGAYSDHYLFIFDEPTTGLHFHDINKLLEAFNALLKNGHSIVIIEHNLDVIKSADWIIDLGPEGGKKGGSLVFEGKPEDIVKCKESFTGKFLKTKIKG